A single genomic interval of Granulicella tundricola MP5ACTX9 harbors:
- a CDS encoding non-ribosomal peptide synthetase codes for MHDPANSVTPAADAAGEVYAMPATQGEVRFWSLDQLNPGNPALNMPLMWQFTGQLDVPVLVEAFAECVQRHETLRTTFEVIDGKLSQVIQPEMEIPIPVVDLSGLTGEAQRAAADELTRDHAAFRMDLKTGPLLLLKLLKFNDQRHLLLVTMHHIICDGISNGILMRDMVTYYEALLKGTAAKLPELPIQFADYAIWHEEWRAGDEPEASMKFWRKALGNDFKKLELAHDVDACEALPPERRDITGDIETLLIPRDLTARAHAFCKRENVTLNILLFSIFCGLMSRLTGQKDLTIGSPCANRNEDTENLIGLFMNIQVLRVRLEQSSSFRDLLRQVQAWTLGAYENQALPFEDLVHDAFFSQTGSAFEIPIFFLYQKSFMLVTKIESAAGSLEIIPLRSESPGAVFEVMFAIVDRDEEGPRLQLEYNPQEFKASTIQRYLRLFVNLLESALDGPETLVDELDLLSGVERQRLLGGPNATTVDFGAFEPVHACFLRRATAEPERIAAECDGRSWSYGELAEFSTALAKRLIDEGLQPGGLVGVCVSRSLEMLGSVLAVLMAGGAYVPLDPRFPRERLQMVLADSGASLLLTGRDLKLDTTAKEIEITAETLTRQSDAVLPGMSGPDALAYVIYTSGSTGTPKGVAIEHGALMNLLRSMERTPGLDADDVLVAVTTISFDIATLELLLPLITGVKLVIARTEQVTNPAELLELMETSGATVLQATPGLWLNLIEHGWTGERPLKVLCGGEAMSRSLAEKLLDRSDDVWNMYGPTETTIWSSANRVTRGTGPMRVGPPIASTQFFVLDGNRQPVPSGVSGELYIGGSGLARGYWNRAELTAEKFIASPFGAGRIYATGDCARWHEDGTVQLEGRADFQVKVRGFRIELGEIEAVLNTHPLVRESVVVQHVTKTETADLARLVAYVAVKVDEQEDAAPALIEELEGLLMRTLPEYMVPNAVHVLEEMPRTPNGKVDRKALPDVFSQAGDSGIAQSANEAQSFVEAEDAVEKQIADIWQTTLGIPRISVKANFFSLGVGSLAALRLIRKMNKVYGTDLGLASLISASSIEAIAELIRNRFSPNTASSLVPIQPVGTRPPLFIVHGVGGNVVNFYGLSMRMGSDQPVYGIQSQALVANAPALLHLTDMATHYVKEIRAVQPHGPYHLLGYSFGGTVVLEMAQQLRAAGEEVAMVGMLDSKSKEYEEQFARSITVHSKVNNRVERFFRNIKDLSLDAKIKYVSDKISTRAIRFSAMAATRANVSHVPSFMKSAYDINYVAVQNYEPQPYDGKLILFRASEQDNRAGARDLGWGSIFRQGVEIHDLPGDHERIFMDPNIDELASSLRASLEACMSRA; via the coding sequence GTGCACGATCCCGCAAATTCCGTCACTCCCGCTGCTGACGCGGCGGGTGAAGTCTATGCCATGCCGGCGACGCAGGGCGAGGTTCGCTTCTGGTCCCTGGACCAGTTGAATCCGGGTAATCCAGCTCTGAACATGCCGCTGATGTGGCAGTTTACCGGTCAGCTGGACGTGCCGGTGTTGGTGGAGGCGTTTGCCGAGTGCGTGCAACGGCATGAGACGCTGCGGACGACGTTTGAAGTGATCGATGGGAAGCTTTCCCAGGTGATCCAGCCGGAGATGGAGATTCCGATTCCGGTCGTGGATCTATCAGGTCTAACGGGGGAGGCGCAGCGCGCTGCTGCGGATGAGCTGACGCGGGATCATGCGGCGTTCCGCATGGATCTGAAGACTGGGCCCCTCCTTTTGCTGAAGCTGCTGAAGTTCAACGACCAGCGTCACCTGCTGCTGGTGACGATGCACCACATCATCTGCGACGGCATCTCCAACGGCATCCTGATGCGCGACATGGTGACGTACTATGAGGCGCTGCTGAAGGGTACTGCGGCGAAGCTGCCGGAGCTGCCGATTCAGTTTGCCGACTATGCGATCTGGCATGAGGAGTGGCGGGCGGGCGATGAGCCGGAAGCTTCGATGAAGTTTTGGCGCAAGGCGCTGGGCAATGACTTCAAAAAGCTTGAGCTCGCGCATGATGTGGATGCCTGTGAGGCGCTTCCACCGGAACGCCGCGATATCACAGGTGACATTGAGACGCTGCTGATTCCGCGCGACCTCACGGCGCGTGCGCATGCCTTCTGCAAGCGCGAAAACGTTACGCTGAACATCCTGCTGTTCAGCATCTTCTGCGGGCTGATGAGCCGGCTTACGGGGCAGAAGGATCTGACGATCGGGTCGCCGTGCGCGAACCGGAACGAGGATACCGAGAACCTGATCGGTTTGTTCATGAACATCCAGGTGCTGCGTGTGCGCCTGGAACAGAGCTCCAGCTTCAGGGATCTGTTGCGGCAGGTGCAGGCCTGGACGCTGGGCGCGTATGAGAACCAGGCGCTGCCGTTTGAAGACCTGGTGCATGATGCGTTCTTTTCACAGACGGGCAGCGCGTTTGAGATTCCGATCTTCTTCCTGTATCAGAAGTCGTTCATGCTGGTGACGAAGATTGAGAGTGCGGCGGGGAGTCTGGAGATCATTCCGCTGCGGTCCGAAAGTCCGGGTGCGGTGTTTGAGGTGATGTTTGCGATTGTGGATCGGGACGAAGAAGGTCCGCGCCTCCAGCTTGAGTACAACCCGCAGGAGTTCAAGGCGAGCACGATCCAACGGTATCTGCGGCTGTTTGTGAATCTGCTGGAGTCCGCGCTGGATGGGCCAGAGACGCTGGTGGATGAGCTGGACCTGCTCTCCGGTGTGGAGCGGCAGCGGTTGCTGGGTGGACCGAACGCGACGACCGTGGACTTTGGCGCGTTTGAGCCGGTCCATGCGTGCTTTCTGCGCCGTGCGACGGCGGAGCCGGAGCGGATTGCGGCCGAGTGCGATGGGCGTAGTTGGAGCTATGGCGAACTTGCGGAGTTTTCGACTGCGCTAGCCAAGCGATTGATCGATGAAGGACTTCAACCGGGCGGACTGGTTGGCGTGTGTGTGAGCCGCTCACTGGAGATGCTGGGCTCCGTGCTTGCGGTGTTGATGGCGGGCGGCGCGTATGTGCCGCTGGACCCGCGCTTTCCGCGTGAGCGGCTGCAGATGGTGCTGGCCGACTCCGGCGCTTCCCTGCTGCTGACCGGACGCGATCTGAAGCTGGATACGACGGCTAAAGAGATTGAGATTACGGCTGAGACACTGACGCGGCAGAGCGATGCTGTGCTGCCTGGCATGAGTGGGCCGGATGCTCTGGCTTACGTGATCTATACGTCGGGTTCGACTGGAACGCCGAAGGGCGTGGCGATCGAACATGGCGCGCTGATGAATCTTTTGCGCTCCATGGAACGGACTCCCGGACTCGATGCGGATGATGTTTTGGTGGCGGTGACGACGATCTCGTTCGACATTGCGACGCTGGAGTTGCTGCTGCCTCTGATCACGGGGGTGAAGCTGGTGATCGCGCGGACAGAACAGGTTACAAATCCGGCGGAGCTGCTGGAGTTGATGGAGACGAGCGGTGCGACGGTGCTGCAGGCTACTCCAGGATTGTGGTTGAACCTGATTGAACATGGGTGGACTGGTGAGCGGCCGCTGAAGGTGCTTTGCGGCGGCGAGGCGATGTCACGCAGCCTGGCGGAGAAGCTGCTGGACCGTAGTGACGATGTCTGGAATATGTACGGGCCTACGGAGACGACGATCTGGTCTTCTGCGAATCGCGTGACGCGCGGGACCGGGCCGATGCGGGTGGGGCCTCCGATTGCGAGCACGCAGTTTTTTGTGCTCGATGGGAATCGGCAGCCAGTGCCTTCAGGCGTGAGCGGTGAGCTATATATCGGCGGATCAGGGCTGGCGCGTGGGTACTGGAACCGGGCGGAGCTGACGGCGGAGAAGTTTATCGCGAGCCCGTTTGGTGCGGGACGAATCTATGCCACGGGTGATTGCGCACGATGGCATGAGGACGGAACGGTTCAGTTGGAGGGACGTGCGGACTTCCAGGTGAAGGTGCGTGGCTTCCGCATTGAACTGGGTGAGATTGAGGCTGTGCTGAACACGCATCCGCTGGTGCGTGAGTCGGTGGTGGTGCAACATGTGACGAAGACGGAGACTGCGGATCTCGCGCGGCTGGTGGCTTATGTGGCCGTGAAGGTGGATGAGCAGGAAGATGCGGCACCGGCGCTGATTGAAGAGCTTGAGGGTCTGCTGATGCGGACGCTGCCGGAGTACATGGTGCCGAATGCGGTGCATGTGCTGGAGGAGATGCCGCGTACGCCGAATGGCAAGGTGGATCGCAAGGCGCTGCCGGATGTGTTCTCGCAGGCTGGCGATAGCGGGATTGCGCAGAGTGCGAATGAGGCGCAGAGCTTCGTCGAGGCAGAGGATGCGGTGGAGAAGCAGATCGCTGATATCTGGCAGACGACGCTGGGGATTCCGCGGATCAGCGTGAAGGCGAACTTCTTCTCGCTGGGTGTGGGTTCGCTGGCTGCGCTGCGGTTGATCCGCAAGATGAACAAGGTCTATGGCACGGACCTGGGGCTTGCGAGCCTGATCTCGGCTTCGTCGATTGAGGCGATTGCGGAGCTGATCCGGAACAGGTTCTCGCCGAATACGGCGTCGTCGCTGGTACCGATTCAGCCGGTGGGGACGCGGCCTCCGCTGTTCATCGTGCATGGGGTGGGCGGCAATGTTGTGAACTTCTATGGGCTTTCCATGCGCATGGGCTCGGACCAGCCGGTGTACGGGATTCAGTCACAGGCGCTGGTGGCGAATGCGCCTGCGCTGCTGCACCTGACCGACATGGCCACGCATTATGTGAAAGAGATTCGCGCGGTGCAGCCGCATGGGCCGTATCACCTGTTGGGGTATTCGTTTGGCGGAACGGTTGTGCTGGAGATGGCGCAGCAACTGCGTGCGGCGGGTGAAGAGGTTGCGATGGTGGGGATGCTGGACTCGAAGTCCAAGGAGTATGAGGAGCAGTTTGCACGGTCGATTACGGTTCACTCCAAGGTGAATAACCGGGTGGAACGGTTCTTCCGCAACATCAAGGATCTCTCGCTGGACGCGAAGATCAAGTACGTGTCGGACAAGATCAGCACGCGGGCGATTCGTTTCTCTGCGATGGCTGCCACCCGCGCGAATGTCTCGCATGTGCCTTCGTTTATGAAGAGTGCGTATGACATCAACTATGTCGCGGTGCAGAACTATGAGCCGCAGCCGTATGACGGCAAGCTGATCCTGTTCCGGGCGAGTGAGCAGGACAACCGGGCGGGCGCGCGGGACCTGGGGTGGGGCTCCATCTTCAGGCAGGGCGTGGAGATTCACGATCTGCCGGGCGATCACGAGCGCATCTTCATGGACCCGAACATCGATGAACTGGCGAGCAGCCTGCGTGCAAGCCTGGAAGCCTGCATGAGCCGCGCATGA
- a CDS encoding glycosyltransferase family 4 protein translates to MRAGDLRVLIVAEHASKRFGGEAILPYHYFRVLRSRGVDAWLIVHERTRDELITLFPNELDRLRFVKDMTLQKIFYQVGKLLPRRISEATFGLANQLLTQFAQRAMVLELVTPSAVVHQPIPVSPKFPSLMAGLGAPLVVGPMNGGMNYPAAFRGAEAWWSRGVIALGRSFSNVVNAVLSGKRNADVVLVANERTRAALPSGLRGRVLEVVENGVDLEQWPAGVGDRVHEPRFLFIGRLVDWKALDVAIEALGAVPGATLDVIGDGPMLDSWRGMATGLGLAERVRFHGWLTQEQCAEWLAGACALVLPSIYECGGAVVLEAMAMGKPVIATAWGGPADYLDESCGILIPPTSREAMVSGFAEAMRLLANDAEACTRVGEAGRIRVLEQFDWEKKVDRMMEIYRAVLPGLYIV, encoded by the coding sequence ATGAGAGCCGGCGATCTGCGGGTGCTGATTGTGGCGGAGCACGCTTCCAAGCGCTTTGGGGGTGAGGCGATTCTTCCGTATCACTACTTTCGTGTGCTGCGTTCGCGTGGGGTGGATGCGTGGCTCATCGTGCATGAGCGGACGCGGGATGAGCTGATCACTCTGTTTCCGAATGAGCTTGATCGGCTGCGCTTCGTGAAGGACATGACGCTGCAGAAGATTTTCTATCAGGTGGGCAAGCTACTTCCGCGCAGGATCTCCGAGGCTACTTTTGGGCTGGCCAATCAGCTTCTGACGCAGTTTGCGCAGCGGGCGATGGTGCTTGAGCTGGTGACCCCGTCTGCCGTGGTGCATCAGCCGATTCCGGTCTCGCCGAAGTTCCCTTCGCTGATGGCTGGGCTGGGTGCGCCTTTGGTGGTTGGGCCTATGAATGGGGGGATGAACTATCCGGCTGCGTTTCGTGGGGCCGAGGCTTGGTGGAGTCGCGGGGTGATCGCGTTGGGACGTTCTTTCAGTAACGTGGTGAACGCTGTGCTCTCCGGCAAGAGAAATGCGGATGTCGTTCTGGTGGCGAATGAACGGACGCGGGCTGCACTGCCTTCAGGGCTGCGGGGGCGCGTGTTGGAGGTCGTGGAGAACGGGGTGGACCTGGAGCAGTGGCCCGCGGGGGTTGGCGACCGGGTGCATGAGCCGCGGTTTTTGTTTATCGGGCGGCTGGTTGATTGGAAGGCGCTTGATGTCGCGATCGAGGCGCTTGGTGCGGTGCCTGGGGCGACGTTGGATGTGATCGGCGATGGGCCGATGCTTGATTCCTGGCGTGGGATGGCAACAGGGCTTGGGTTGGCGGAGCGTGTGCGCTTCCATGGGTGGTTGACGCAGGAGCAGTGTGCGGAGTGGCTGGCGGGTGCGTGTGCGTTGGTGCTGCCGAGCATCTATGAGTGCGGCGGGGCGGTCGTGCTGGAGGCCATGGCGATGGGTAAGCCGGTGATTGCGACGGCCTGGGGTGGGCCGGCGGATTATCTCGATGAGAGTTGCGGAATACTTATTCCGCCGACGAGCCGGGAGGCGATGGTCTCAGGGTTTGCGGAGGCGATGCGTCTTCTGGCGAACGATGCTGAGGCCTGTACGAGGGTCGGTGAAGCGGGGCGGATACGGGTTCTGGAGCAGTTCGACTGGGAGAAGAAGGTGGACAGGATGATGGAGATCTATCGGGCCGTGCTGCCGGGGCTATACATCGTCTAA